In the genome of Coregonus clupeaformis isolate EN_2021a chromosome 1, ASM2061545v1, whole genome shotgun sequence, one region contains:
- the LOC123492034 gene encoding V-set and transmembrane domain-containing protein 4-like: MNFSSVMYVLLTRALIAGVCEALNVTMTPGPVVMVTEGENLTLSCLVSQKKRSNSFLVLRWLFSPPSSFSPLPPSPSPPLPEQLIVKLTMKKIKIYGNYSRRFPQPKFHLYEEREGREGRTEEGEEYGLLVLNVTRRDRGFYTCRVQEIRRHRNSWKASSNGTSTAQLT, encoded by the exons ATGAACTTCTCCTCTGTAATGTATGTTCTCTTGACTAGAGCTCTCATAGCAG GTGTGTGTGAGGCCCTGAACGTGACCATGACCCCTGGGCCGGTTGTCATGGTTACAGAGGGTGAGAACCTGACCCTGTCCTGCCTCGTCTCCCAGAAGAAGAGGAGCAACAGTTTCCTCGTCCTCCGAtggctcttctctcctccatcctctttctctcctctccctccatccccctctcctcctcttcctgaacAGCTGATTGTGAAGTTGACCATGAAGAAGATAAAGATCTATGGGAACTACAGTCGCCGGTTCCCCCAGCCCAAGTTCCATCtgtatgaggagagagaggggagagagggaaggacagaggagggagaggagtatGGACTGCTGGTTCTGAATGTGACTCGAAGGGACCGAGGATTCTACACCTGCAGGGTCCAGGAGATACGgagacacagaaacagctggAAGGCTTCGTCTAATGGCACCTCTACAGCCCAGCTCACTG